GGAGAAAACTGGTGTGTCAACATCTACACACACGTTGTCCTGGCAGAGATGAGAGTTCCTGGTGCCTGTAATGCGGTTCTAATGCGATTATCATGATTGTGTTGAGGGATTTTGGCTGCACTGTCCACTGATCCGCTCATCCGGACCcctgccacccccacccccaaaacaCCCAGCACCGCCCTATCAGCACAGTTCTAGATGTCGAGTCCTCCTGTACATtcagctcttcttcttcttcttctctctctgtggGAGCAGCAGGCTCAGAGGAGGCTTCTTGAGGAACAATATGCAGCTTCTTCTCCAGCTAAAGGGGCTCCTGGGCTGCGAGCCGTCTCCGCCCCACCTGTCTCCAGGTGCCCCCTAAAGCCCCCCAAGACAACATCTGCCAAGCCTCACGCTCCAGGTCCAAAACTCATCAAAATACCACAGGCGGAACCATTTAAGGATCCAGAGTTAGATCAAGGAACAAATAAAGAAGAGTCTCTGAGTGAAGTGACTGAGGTTAAAGAACCGGAGTTTCCCCTGAATAAAGTTACAGAATTCGAACCAGCTGAAGAGCCAGAAGACCTTACTCACACAGAACTTCTGGcagaagcagctgcagaaccAGAATTAGCCTTTAAAAGCATAAAACCAGAAGAAACCACCACCACAGAACCAGAACATATAGAGCTAGAAACAGTTCTAGATTCAGAGGTGGTTAAAGAACCAGAAGAACAAGTTTTAGGTCCACAACTAACAACTGATGAAGGTCTAATGTGCTTTAATAAAACTGAGCACGAACAACTGGAACAGGCAGCTGCTCATTTAGAACCAGAAGCAGCAATAGAATTTGGAACAGTTGAGGGAACCAAGTCAGAACCAGCAGCTGATCCGGAacaaccagaaccagaactggTTGCAGAGCTGGAACCACCGAATGAACCAGGAAGCACAGCAGATCCAGAAGCATTACTGGAAGTATGCATTCCAGAGGTGGAACAGTCAGAGAACACTTCCAGTCCACCTGCTGAATCagaggtaagtgtgtgtggtgtgtgtgtgtgtgtgtgttgtgtttttgattGATTGTCTGGATGCAGTTGCAGGAACAT
Above is a window of Denticeps clupeoides unplaced genomic scaffold, fDenClu1.1, whole genome shotgun sequence DNA encoding:
- the LOC114783351 gene encoding uncharacterized protein LOC114783351 isoform X1; this translates as MPSKRKKNKRRMRRVQAQRRLLEEQYAASSPAKGAPGLRAVSAPPVSRCPLKPPKTTSAKPHAPGPKLIKIPQAEPFKDPELDQGTNKEESLSEVTEVKEPEFPLNKVTEFEPAEEPEDLTHTELLAEAAAEPELAFKSIKPEETTTTEPEHIELETVLDSEVVKEPEEQVLGPQLTTDEGLMCFNKTEHEQLEQAAAHLEPEAAIEFGTVEGTKSEPAADPEQPEPELVAELEPPNEPGSTADPEALLEVCIPEVEQSENTSSPPAESELQEHVGSGLHAEYAELVPQTSADAAGETFLDHLEDPAAAIPVAVVVEPEVLQQESSVSPEPEVLQQELSASPEPTILQQESSVSPEPEVLQQESSESPEPEVLQQESSVSPEPEVLQQELSASPEPEVLQQESSVSPDPEVLQQELSASPEPEVLQQETAAPVEVLDSGAAGLTADVMTFDQ
- the LOC114783351 gene encoding uncharacterized protein LOC114783351 isoform X2, whose translation is MPSKRKKNKRRMRRVQAQRRLLEEQYAASSPAKGAPGLRAVSAPPVSRCPLKPPKTTSAKPHAPGPKLIKIPQAEPFKDPELDQGTNKEESLSEVTEVKEPEFPLNKVTEFEPAEEPEDLTHTELLAEAAAEPELAFKSIKPEETTTTEPEHIELETVLDSEVVKEPEEQVLGPQLTTDEGLMCFNKTEHEQLEQAAAHLEPEAAIEFGTVEGTKSEPAADPEQPEPELVAELEPPNEPGSTADPEALLEVCIPEVEQSENTSSPPAESETSADAAGETFLDHLEDPAAAIPVAVVVEPEVLQQESSVSPEPEVLQQELSASPEPTILQQESSVSPEPEVLQQESSESPEPEVLQQESSVSPEPEVLQQELSASPEPEVLQQESSVSPDPEVLQQELSASPEPEVLQQETAAPVEVLDSGAAGLTADVMTFDQ
- the LOC114783351 gene encoding uncharacterized protein LOC114783351 isoform X3, with the protein product MPSKRKKNKRRMRRVQAQRRLLEEQYAASSPAKGAPGLRAVSAPPVSRCPLKPPKTTSAKPHAPGPKLIKIPQAEPFKDPELDQGTNKEESLSEVTEVKEPEFPLNKVTEFEPAEEPEDLTHTELLAEAAAEPELAFKSIKPEETTTTEPEHIELETVLDSEVVKEPEEQVLGPQLTTDEGLMCFNKTEHEQLEQAAAHLEPEAAIEFGTVEGTKSEPAADPEQPEPELVAELEPPNEPGSTADPEALLEVCIPEVEQSENTSSPPAESELQEHVGSGLHAEYAELVPQTSADAAGETFLDHLEDPAAAIPVAVVVEPEVLQQESSVSPEPEVLQQELSASPEPTILQQESSVSPEPEVLQQESSESPEPEVLQQESSVSPEPEVLQQELSASPEPEVLQQESSVSPDPEVLQQELSASPEPEVLQQV